CATTAATGCGATCTACGATCTTGGAAAGTTTGCCGTTCTCCGTAAGCACCCCGTAATGAATATCCGAAACTTGAACCAGAGAAAAACCATCCATTTCAGGGGGTAACCCTCTAAGGGGAATTTCCAGCCGGGTCACTCGAAGGTTACGGGCTTCCCCCAAGGCGTACCCCCCGATCATGAGAACTCCGGCTGAAATACAAGCCACCAGGAATCTACGGTAGAACAAGGATTGCCCGGCAAGAAGCCTTGGGCTAAAAGGGAATATCTTATAAAGGATAAAAATCAGGTCACTCCCTAAAGCCAGGATGAAAAGATATAGGGATAAAGCCATCCAGATGGATGAAATGAGGGTTAGATGATAATTGAATGAATTAAAATCATATCTGGCCAAAATCCTGGCGAGGGGGAAAGAGATTACCAAAAGGATGAAAATCAGGCCCACTCTTCTGCGCAGACGCCGGGTTGGTTCTGCCAACCGGACAAACCAGGTATAAAGGTAGTAATGGGCCCCGCCATAAACCGATAAAACCACCGAGAAAAAAATTGCAAAACTCGTCCACTGCGGCATGTTTGTTAAGCTCCCCTTTGGTTTTCTCGCCAACCACCTGCAAGACCTCGCGGCCGACCCCAAAGTAGAAACTAATCCCTAACTGAATCGGCCTATAATGAATCTTGCCTATTCTATTGTAATTATATCCAGGTTTTCGCTTTTTGTTAATGATAAACATGAGGGAAAATTCATTTTGTCATAGACGCCAAATAACATTTTAGGTAGAATGACAAAAAAATTCTTCCACGGGACAGATTATGGAAAGAAAACAGATCATCTCCGAGTTCATGGAAATTGCCGAGCGCCCGTTTATATATCTCAAGAACTGGAAAACACAAACGGGGAAAAAGATTCTCGGCTATTTCTGCACAAACACCCCGGAGGAAATCATCCAGGCTGCGGGCCTCCTCCCCGTTCGCCTCTTGGGTTCGAAGGAAAGCATATCCCTGGCAGCGAAACATCTCCAGAGCTATAGCTGTTCTTTAGTTCAAAGTAGTTTGGAATCAGCCCTACGGGGAGATTTAAACTTTCTCGATGGGACGGTCTTCCCCCATACCTGCGATTCCATTCAGCGCCTCTCGGACATCTGGGCGGAGAACCTTGGTTTTCCTTTTCACTGGGACTTGGTATTGCCGGTGAAGTTGCACACGGAAAGCGCCAGGATTTACTTGATTCAGGAATTACACCGTTTTTGCCAGGGGCTGCAAGAATTCACCGGCTGTCCTATCTCGGATGAAGACCTGCGTTCTTCCATCGTTCTGGCCAACGCCAACCGTTCATTCCTCAGGGAGCTTTACCGGATTAAAAACCGCAATGCCAACCTGTTTTCCGCAGCCGAGTTCTCAGCCATTGTCAAGACCGCCACGTTATGGCCCAAAGATGGGCACAACGCCAAGCTGGAGTGGTTGCTTTCTTGGGCAGAACAGAGTCACCCCGTTGCCAATGCTGGAGTACGTTTATTTATCGCTGGGAGTGTTTGCGATCAGTTCCCATTGTTTAACCTTTTCGATACTTGCGGAGTTTCCATCGTCGGAGATGATCTATGTACAGGATGGAGGTATTTTTCCGCAGATGTTTCTGTGACAGGAAACCCTATCGAAGCGCTGGCTGACCGCTTGATCA
Above is a genomic segment from Deltaproteobacteria bacterium containing:
- a CDS encoding 2-hydroxyacyl-CoA dehydratase family protein → MERKQIISEFMEIAERPFIYLKNWKTQTGKKILGYFCTNTPEEIIQAAGLLPVRLLGSKESISLAAKHLQSYSCSLVQSSLESALRGDLNFLDGTVFPHTCDSIQRLSDIWAENLGFPFHWDLVLPVKLHTESARIYLIQELHRFCQGLQEFTGCPISDEDLRSSIVLANANRSFLRELYRIKNRNANLFSAAEFSAIVKTATLWPKDGHNAKLEWLLSWAEQSHPVANAGVRLFIAGSVCDQFPLFNLFDTCGVSIVGDDLCTGWRYFSADVSVTGNPIEALADRLIRKVPCPCKYNPGLDRGTDLLQRVEQSHAQGVVFLLLKFCDPHAFDYPYLKKRLDERNIPSLLLEIEPGGLPLGAIETRLQAFVETLES